Proteins from one Juglans microcarpa x Juglans regia isolate MS1-56 chromosome 1S, Jm3101_v1.0, whole genome shotgun sequence genomic window:
- the LOC121246771 gene encoding probable protein phosphatase 2C 35 isoform X3 codes for MGCVNGKCCSPCRSTSDGESREYREATPYSVQGKHILTQIPLESVSVPSHNFHLEYSVLTQRGYYPDSPDKQNQDSFCIRTQIQGNPNIHFFGVFDGHGHYGTECSNFVKDRLVEILADDPSLSDDPVKAFHLAFLATNRELHVSDIDDSLSGTTAITVLVVGDRLFVANVGDSRAVIAVKHGNRIVAEDLSNDQTPFRKDEYERVKQSGARVLTVDQVEGLSDPNIQTWGDEESQGCDPPRLWVQNETHPGTAFTRSVGDWTAEQIGVVAVPEVSVVQLTANDLFFVVASDGVFEFLSSQAVVNMVARYTDPRDACSTIAGESYKIWLEHETRTDDITIIIVQIKGFSNSDGDGSNGTNIRATRSRRETSEISITSVSELYRSVRSGFSVLQPCQHVVSTNRSLAIIVPSLERARSLECDDIHDLEEAA; via the exons ATGGGATGCGTCAACGGCAAGTGCTGTAGCCCTTGCCGGTCAACATCGGACGGAGAGTCCCGGGAGTACCGCGAAGCAACTCCGTACAGTGTGCAAGGCAAACACATACTCACACAGATACCCTTGGAGTCTGTCTCTGTTCCTTCGCACAACTTTCATCTGGAGTACTCGGTTCTCACGCAACGTGGTTACTACCCGGACTCGCCGGATAAACAAAACCAAGACAGTTTCTGCATCAGGACACAGATTCAAGGTAACCCAAATATCCATTTCTTTGGTGTATTTGATGGTCACGGTCATTATGGTACAGAGTGTTCGAATTTCGTCAAGGATAGGTTGGTAGAAATACTGGCCGATGACCCGTCATTGTCGGATGACCCCGTCAAAGCTTTTCACTTGGCGTTTCTGGCTACTAATCGTGAGTTACACGTTAGCGACATTGATGATTCATTGAGCGGTACCACCGCGATCACGGTGCTTGTTGTTGGGGATAGACTTTTCGTGGCGAATGTGGGCGATTCGAGGGCCGTGATTGCGGTGAAACACGGGAATCGGATTGTAGCCGAGGACTTATCAAACGATCAGACGCCGTTTAGGAAAGATGAGTACGAGAGAGTGAAGCAAAGTGGGGCCAGGGTTTTAACTGTTGATCAAGTGGAGGGGCTTTCGGATCCAAATATTCAGACGTGGGGTGATGAAGAATCTCAAGGCTGCGATCCTCCAAGGTTGTGGGTACAGAATGAGACGCATCCGGGAACTGCATTCACGAGGAGCGTAGGAGATTGGACAGCTGAGCAGATTGGTGTGGTGGCTGTTCCGGAGGTCTCGGTGGTTCAGCTTACAGCTAACGATCTGTTTTTTGTTGTTGCAAGCGACGGCGTTTTTGAGTTCCTCTCGAGCCAAGCAGTTGTTAATATG GTGGCAAGATATACAGATCCCCGGGATGCATGTTCTACCATTGCTGGAGAATCGTATAAGATATGGTTGGAACATGAAACCCGAACAGATGATATTACAATCATCATTGTCCAGATCAAAGGTTTTTCTAAT TCAGATGGCGATGGATCAAATGGGACCAATATTAGGGCAACAAGGTCCAGAAGAGAAACTTCTGAAATATCCATTACAAGTGTTTCAGAGTTATACCGTTCAGTAAGAAGTGGCTTCTCAGTCCTGCAACCTTGTCAGCATGTCGTTTCAACAAATCGAAGCCTGGCTATCATTGTTCCATCTCTGGAACGTGCAAGGTCATTGGAATG tgATGATATTCATGACCTTGAGGAAGCAGCCTAA
- the LOC121246771 gene encoding probable protein phosphatase 2C 35 isoform X1: MGCVNGKCCSPCRSTSDGESREYREATPYSVQGKHILTQIPLESVSVPSHNFHLEYSVLTQRGYYPDSPDKQNQDSFCIRTQIQGNPNIHFFGVFDGHGHYGTECSNFVKDRLVEILADDPSLSDDPVKAFHLAFLATNRELHVSDIDDSLSGTTAITVLVVGDRLFVANVGDSRAVIAVKHGNRIVAEDLSNDQTPFRKDEYERVKQSGARVLTVDQVEGLSDPNIQTWGDEESQGCDPPRLWVQNETHPGTAFTRSVGDWTAEQIGVVAVPEVSVVQLTANDLFFVVASDGVFEFLSSQAVVNMVARYTDPRDACSTIAGESYKIWLEHETRTDDITIIIVQIKGFSNSDGDGSNGTNIRATRSRRETSEISITSVSELYRSVRSGFSVLQPCQHVVSTNRSLAIIVPSLERARSLEWWASQPCFGSFSYAQCVCV, encoded by the exons ATGGGATGCGTCAACGGCAAGTGCTGTAGCCCTTGCCGGTCAACATCGGACGGAGAGTCCCGGGAGTACCGCGAAGCAACTCCGTACAGTGTGCAAGGCAAACACATACTCACACAGATACCCTTGGAGTCTGTCTCTGTTCCTTCGCACAACTTTCATCTGGAGTACTCGGTTCTCACGCAACGTGGTTACTACCCGGACTCGCCGGATAAACAAAACCAAGACAGTTTCTGCATCAGGACACAGATTCAAGGTAACCCAAATATCCATTTCTTTGGTGTATTTGATGGTCACGGTCATTATGGTACAGAGTGTTCGAATTTCGTCAAGGATAGGTTGGTAGAAATACTGGCCGATGACCCGTCATTGTCGGATGACCCCGTCAAAGCTTTTCACTTGGCGTTTCTGGCTACTAATCGTGAGTTACACGTTAGCGACATTGATGATTCATTGAGCGGTACCACCGCGATCACGGTGCTTGTTGTTGGGGATAGACTTTTCGTGGCGAATGTGGGCGATTCGAGGGCCGTGATTGCGGTGAAACACGGGAATCGGATTGTAGCCGAGGACTTATCAAACGATCAGACGCCGTTTAGGAAAGATGAGTACGAGAGAGTGAAGCAAAGTGGGGCCAGGGTTTTAACTGTTGATCAAGTGGAGGGGCTTTCGGATCCAAATATTCAGACGTGGGGTGATGAAGAATCTCAAGGCTGCGATCCTCCAAGGTTGTGGGTACAGAATGAGACGCATCCGGGAACTGCATTCACGAGGAGCGTAGGAGATTGGACAGCTGAGCAGATTGGTGTGGTGGCTGTTCCGGAGGTCTCGGTGGTTCAGCTTACAGCTAACGATCTGTTTTTTGTTGTTGCAAGCGACGGCGTTTTTGAGTTCCTCTCGAGCCAAGCAGTTGTTAATATG GTGGCAAGATATACAGATCCCCGGGATGCATGTTCTACCATTGCTGGAGAATCGTATAAGATATGGTTGGAACATGAAACCCGAACAGATGATATTACAATCATCATTGTCCAGATCAAAGGTTTTTCTAAT TCAGATGGCGATGGATCAAATGGGACCAATATTAGGGCAACAAGGTCCAGAAGAGAAACTTCTGAAATATCCATTACAAGTGTTTCAGAGTTATACCGTTCAGTAAGAAGTGGCTTCTCAGTCCTGCAACCTTGTCAGCATGTCGTTTCAACAAATCGAAGCCTGGCTATCATTGTTCCATCTCTGGAACGTGCAAGGTCATTGGAATGGTGGGCCTCTCAACCCTGTTTTGGATCATTTTCTTATGctcagtgtgtgtgtgtgtga